Proteins encoded together in one Solanum lycopersicum chromosome 7, SLM_r2.1 window:
- the LOC101267136 gene encoding disease resistance RPP13-like protein 4: protein MSEVLLNAALPILMKDLFDKVDSQIRNVVGFEDEFDKMKSELVTLQSYLGDLDRHKEKSKSAEVASTKLREVIDRLDDLVSDCTNRVAYENMRKRIWSVISPRGMKFRNQVGKKLAEINRDIVSIRESLKIITPMISLCISEESGSSGGGSSWGRVRWTSDVIDESQTVGLAEDTNTLKNWILPFNGSLQLIAIVGMGGLGKTTLAQKIYNDRQVCSRFQGRIWVCKSTSGELDIMKSILEQLKKDDRGSDRNVLLKRIHEELSKKKYLIVMDDVWSIDDGWWRRILEGLPEAKKQGSCIIITSRNEEVVKRMGVKEEQIHRPKLLSEEEGWSLLCKVAFASSEGECKDIGLERVGKDILKKCAGLPLAIKTIGGLLSSKNQLCSEWKEVYQYLPHILADESKSDDSLMATLQLSYDALHPQQKQCILCFAIYPEDYEIEVDQLVNWWIGEGFIHKEWTKTPREMALECISKLISRCLIEAVRKRNYDGRVYSCKMHDMIREMIIRVAREESFCSLDKNNTNIATINCRRLGVTDETLLQPLDGNSNLRALLLTKAKYIGFTKKVALAQVKSLRVLDLSHLKFKESSEFCEDDMWRWITSLKRLNYLSFQDVENLTKLPRSIKKLWGLQILVLGECIKLEQLHRSIALLPKLIVLDVGNCTSLSYLPRGISKLIHLQELYGFKIPNARVSKACHLRDLKDLIDLRVLTLDVVEESMIEEDELTALAQFQHLRMLIINAGDRDDEIFLERLEKFLPPKSLKELYLRHFRGRTTPAWIAPKLLNGLQYLCIEDSFELHRLSDRFRGSDGKKWEIEGLCLKYLPNLEETWEEITSAMPGLKYVEVSHCNSLKSFPCDVEGIEFWRKTE, encoded by the coding sequence ATGTCTGAAGTGTTACTTAATGCGGCTCTTCCGATCCTAATGAAGGACTTGTTTGACAAAGTTGATTCTCAAATTCGAAATGTTGTTGGATTTGAAGATGAGTTTGACAAGATGAAGTCAGAGCTTGTAACTTTGCAATCATACCTGGGAGATTTGGACAGGCACAAAGAGAAGTCCAAGAGTGCTGAGGTTGCCTCTACGAAACTAAGAGAAGTGATTGACAGATTAGATGATTTGGTCAGTGACTGCACAAACCGAGTAGCATATGAAAATATGAGAAAGAGAATTTGGTCTGTTATTTCTCCACGTGGAATGAAATTTCGTAACCAGGTTGGAAAGAAGTTGGCAGAAATCAACAGGGATATAGTGAGTATTCGTGAAAGTTTGAAGATCATTACCCCTATGATTAGCCTATGTATAAGTGAAGAGTCTGGCAGTAGCGGTGGTGGTAGTAGTTGGGGAAGGGTGCGATGGACATCAGACGTGATCGATGAATCTCAGACCGTTGGCTTAGCTGAAGATACCAACACACTGAAAAACTGGATCCTTCCTTTCAACGGATCGTTACAACTCATTGCCATTGTGGGGATGGGAGGTCTGGGTAAAACCACACTTGCCCAAAAGATTTACAACGATAGACAAGTGTGTTCACGCTTTCAGGGGAGAATTTGGGTTTGTAAATCAACTTCTGGTGAGCTTGATATCATGAAGAGTATTCTGGAGCAACTCAAAAAAGATGATCGCGGGTCAGATAGAAATGTGTTGTTGAAGAGAATTCATGAAGAACTTTCGAAGAAAAAGTACTTAATTGTCATGGATGATGTGTGGAGCATTGATGACGGGTGGTGGAGACGGATCTTAGAAGGACTTCCCGAAGCAAAGAAGCAGGGCAGCTGTATCATTATTACATCTAGAAATGAAGAAGTTGTTAAGAGAATGGGAGTCAAGGAAGAACAAATTCATCGACCCAAGTTGCTTTCTGAGGAAGAGGGCTGGTCGTTACTTTGCAAGGTTGCGTTCGCGTCATCCGAGGGAGAATGCAAGGATATTGGACTAGAACGTGTTGGAAAAGACATTCTGAAGAAATGTGCTGGTCTTCCCCTTGCAATCAAGACAATTGGAGGTCTGTTGTCATCGAAGAATCAGTTATGTTCCGAGTGGAAGGAGGTATATCAATATTTGCCTCATATATTGGCAGATGAAAGTAAGAGCGATGATTCTTTAATGGCTACATTGCAACTGAGTTATGATGCGCTTCATCCTCAGCAAAAGCAATGTATTCTGTGTTTTGCAATTTATCCGGAGGATTATGAGATCGAGGTTGATCAACTGGTAAATTGGTGGATAGGAGAAGGATTCATTCACAAGGAATGGACAAAAACTCCAAGAGAAATGGCTCTTGAATGTATATCAAAATTGATAAGTCGATGCCTCATTGAAGCTGTGAGGAAAAGAAACTATGACGGGAGAGTTTACAGTTGCAAGATGCATGACATGATTCGAGAAATGATAATTAGAGTTGCAAGAGAAGAGAGCTTTTGTAGTTTAGATAAGAATAATACAAACATAGCCACAATCAACTGTCGCCGATTGGGTGTGACAGATGAAACATTGCTGCAACCTTTGGATGGAAACTCGAATTTAAGGGCACTTCTTCTCACCAAAGCCAAATACATTGGCTTCACTAAGAAGGTTGCATTGGCTCAAGTCAAGTCTCTCCGGGTTTTAGACCTCTCGCACCTTAAGTTTAAGGAGAGTTCCGAATTTTGTGAAGATGATATGTGGCGTTGGATCACATCTTTGAAACGCCTAAATTATTTGAGCTTCCAAGACGTGGAAAATTTGACCAAACTGCCACGATCCATCAAGAAGTTATGGGGCCTCCAAATTTTGGTACTTGGTGAATGCATCAAATTAGAACAGCTACATAGATCAATCGCCCTTCTTCCGAAGCTGATTGTCTTGGATGTGGGGAATTGTACCTCTCTTTCTTACCTACCCCGCGGAATCTCCAAACTCATCCATCTTCAAGAATTGTATGGCTTCAAGATACCTAATGCTAGGGTATCAAAAGCATGTCACTTGCGTGACCTAAAGGATCTTATAGACCTTCGAGTGTTAACATTGGATGTCGTAGAAGAAAGCATGATAGAGGAAGACGAACTAACAGCACTGGCACAGTTTCAACATCTAAGGATGCTAATTATCAATGCTGGTGATCGTGACGATGAGATTTTCTTAGAGAGGCTGGAGAAGTTTTTACCACCTAAGTCTCTCAAAGAATTGTACCTAAGGCACTTCCGTGGGCGTACTACACCAGCATGGATAGCTCCTAAATTGTTAAATGGACTACAATATCTTTGTATCGAAGACTCATTTGAGTTGCATCGTCTGAGTGATCGTTTCAGGGGTAGTGACGGAAAAAAATGGGAAATCGAAGGACTATGCTTGAAATACTTACCAAATCTAGAAGAGACATGGGAAGAAATCACAAGTGCAATGCCTGGGCTTAAGTATGTTGAAGTAAGCCACTGCAACTCGCTGAAATCGTTCCCGTGTGATGTTGAGGGTATAGAATTTTGGAGAAAAACAGAGTAA
- the GH3-17 gene encoding indole-3-acetic acid-amido synthetase GH3.6, with translation MPEAPLIVDGNFDENNKKLLQFFEDITSNPNDVQKTVLHEILSRNSGVEYFQRHGLIINGNNDDYENFKKIMPIVTYEDLKPDINRIANGDRSSILCSLPISEFLTSSGTSGGERKLMPTIEEELGRRSLLYSLLMPVMNKFVPDLQKGKGMYFLFIKSESKTPGGLLARPVLTSYYKSSYFKKRPYDPYTNYTSPNETILCLDSYQSMYSQMLCGLCQNTQVLRVGAVFASGFIRAIRFLEKHWPILCRDIKTGTLNPQINDPMVRESVMKILKPDPYLADFIEMECSKESWKGIIPRLWPNTKYVDVIVTGTMSQYIPTLKYYGNDLPLVCTMYASSECYFGINLDPLCEPSEVAYTLIPTMGFFEFLPVARDDQGPENSNKYDRDDLVDLVDVKLGHEYELVVTTYAGLYRYRVGDILKVAGFKNKAPQFHFVCRKNVALSIDSDKTYEVELHDAVLKASTHLVPYGTSLTEYTSYADTSTNPGHYVLYWEINNDESDETLIPTSVFEDCCLTIEESLNSVYRQCRVSDKSIGPLEIKVVENGTFDKLMDYAISNGASINQYKAPRCVNYAPIIELLNSRVVSSYFSPKCPKWVPGHKQWSSS, from the exons atgccAGAGGCTCCTTTAATAGTTGAtggaaattttgatgaaaacaataaaaaactTCTTCAATTTTTCGAAGACATCACTAGTAATCCTAATGATGTTCAAAAAACTGTTCTTCATGAGATACTTTCTCGTAATTCTGGTGTTGAATACTTTCAAAGGCATGGTCTTATTATAAATGGCAACAATGATGActatgaaaatttcaaaaaaatcatgCCTATTGTCACTTATGAAGATCTCAAACCCGATATCAATCGTATCGCGAATGGTGATCGTTCATCCATCCTTTGTTCTCTACCAATTTCCGAGTTCCTAACAAG ttcTGGCACATCTGGGGGAGAGAGGAAATTGATGCCAACAATTGAAGAAGAGCTAGGGAGAAGGTCATTATTATACAGCCTTTTAATGCCAGTAATGAATAAATTTGTGCCAGATTTACAAAAAGGCAAAGGAATgtactttttatttatcaaatcaGAATCAAAAACTCCAGGTGGTTTATTAGCACGTCCCGTTTTAACAAGTTACTATAAAAGttcttatttcaaaaaaagaccCTATGACCCTTACACAAATTACACAAGCCCAAATGAAACAATTCTTTGTTTAGATTCATATCAAAGTATGTATTCCCAAATGCTTTGTGGTCTTTGTCAAAACACTCAAGTTTTACGAGTTGGTGCGGTTTTCGCTTCAGGTTTTATTCGCGCTATTCGTTTCCTTGAAAAACACTGGCCTATACTTTGTCGGGATATAAAAACTGGAACGTTGAATCCACAAATAAATGACCCTATGGTACGCGAATCCGTGATGAAAATACTCAAACCGGATCCCTACCTTGCTGATTTTATTGAAATGGAATGTAGTAAAGAGTCATGGAAAGGGATTATTCCTAGATTATGGCCTAATACTAAATATGTCGATGTTATTGTTACTGGGACTATGTCACAATATATTCCAACTCTTAAATACTATGGTAATGATTTACCACTTGTTTGTACCATGTATGCTTCTTCGGAGTGTTACTTTGGTATAAATCTTGATCCTCTTTGTGAACCTAGTGAAGTTGCTTATACTCTCATACCTACCATGGGATTTTTCGAGTTCTTGCCCGTTGCTCGTGACGATCAAGGACCAGAAAACTCTAACAAGTATGACAGAGATGATTTGGTTGATCTTGTTGATGTCAAACTTGGACATGAGTACGAGCTCGTGGTCACCACTTATGCAG gaTTGTATCGTTATCGAGTTGGTGATATACTTAAAGTTGCTGGATTCAAAAACAAGGCACCTCAATTTCATTTTGTGTGTAGAAAAAATGTTGCATTAAGTATTGATTCAGACAAAACTTATGAAGTTGAGCTACACGACGCCGTTTTAAAAGCATCGACTCATCTTGTACCCTATGGAACATCATTAACAGAATATACAAGTTATGCAGACACATCGACAAATCCAGGACACTACGTTTTGTACTGGGAAATCAACAATGACGAATCCGACGAAACATTAATTCCGACATCAGTGTTTGAAGATTGTTGTCTAACGATTGAAGAATCGTTAAACAGCGTCTATCGACAATGTCGCGTTTCGGATAAATCGATTGGTCCCCTTGAAATTAAGGTAGTTGAGAATGGTACATTTGATAAGCTTATGGATTATGCTATTAGCAATGGCGCTTCCATTAATCAGTACAAAGCTCCACGGTGTGTTAATTATGCTCCAATTATTGAGTTATTGAATTCGAGAGTTGTTTCGAGTTATTTTAGCCCGAAATGTCCTAAATGGGTTCCTGGTCATAAACAATGGTCATCAAGCTAA